One Parageobacillus sp. KH3-4 genomic region harbors:
- a CDS encoding M4 family metallopeptidase, with the protein MKKSAKLAAFVLAAGLVVQALLPYSAFASTETVTWNKQFQTPEFISGQLLKADVASPNELVYQYINLNKEKFKIYGNAKQTLNLREKRKDELGYTFMRFQQEYEGIPVYGAVVTAHVKDGTLTALSGTLMPELDKKGSLKKEKKLNAKQARDIAEKDLVEHVTKQVPKYEQGKDTELVVYVYGDDAHLAYVVNLNFLTPEPGNWIYIVDAENGSILNKFNQIDAAKLENTKTVAGTSSVGVGRGVLGDQKYINTTYSSDYGYYYLQDNTRGNGIFTYDGKYRTTLPGSLWADADNQFFASYDAAAVDAHYYAGITYDYYKNVHNRLSYDGNNAAVRSTVHYSRGYNNAFWNGSQMVYGDGDGQTFLPFSGGIDVVGHELTHAVTEYTAGLIYQNEPGAINESLSDIFGTLIEFYANKNPDWEIGEDIYTPGISGDSLRSMSDPAKYGDPDHYSKRYTGTQDNGGVHINSGIINKAAYLLSQGGTHYGVSVTGIGRDKMGKIFYRALTQYLTPTSNFSQLRAACVQSAADLYGSTSQEAASVKQAFNAVGVY; encoded by the coding sequence ATGAAGAAAAGTGCAAAATTGGCAGCGTTCGTTTTAGCTGCCGGACTAGTTGTTCAAGCGCTTTTGCCTTACAGTGCGTTTGCTTCTACAGAAACAGTGACGTGGAATAAGCAGTTCCAAACTCCTGAGTTTATTTCCGGTCAGTTGCTCAAAGCAGATGTTGCCTCTCCCAATGAACTTGTCTATCAATATATAAACCTAAATAAGGAGAAGTTCAAGATTTATGGAAATGCTAAACAAACATTGAATTTAAGGGAAAAAAGGAAGGATGAGCTAGGTTATACGTTTATGCGCTTTCAACAGGAATATGAAGGTATCCCAGTGTATGGTGCCGTAGTTACAGCACATGTAAAAGATGGAACGTTAACCGCATTGTCAGGGACATTAATGCCAGAGTTAGATAAAAAAGGGTCTTTAAAGAAAGAAAAGAAACTAAACGCCAAACAGGCGCGTGACATTGCTGAGAAAGATTTAGTAGAACATGTGACAAAGCAAGTGCCAAAGTATGAACAAGGAAAAGACACGGAATTGGTTGTATACGTCTATGGCGACGACGCTCATTTAGCTTATGTGGTCAATTTAAATTTTTTAACCCCGGAGCCTGGAAACTGGATATATATTGTTGATGCGGAAAACGGTTCTATTTTAAATAAATTTAATCAGATCGATGCGGCAAAACTGGAAAATACAAAAACTGTTGCCGGCACTTCCAGCGTTGGTGTAGGAAGAGGAGTGCTTGGCGATCAAAAATATATTAATACGACGTATTCTTCCGATTACGGTTACTATTATTTGCAAGATAATACGCGCGGCAACGGCATTTTTACCTATGACGGCAAGTATCGTACGACATTGCCGGGGAGTTTGTGGGCGGATGCCGATAATCAATTTTTTGCAAGCTATGATGCAGCTGCAGTAGACGCTCACTACTATGCTGGCATCACGTATGACTATTATAAAAATGTTCATAATCGCTTAAGCTATGATGGCAATAACGCGGCGGTCCGGTCAACCGTTCATTATAGCCGCGGCTATAATAACGCGTTTTGGAACGGTTCGCAAATGGTATACGGTGACGGCGACGGACAAACATTTCTTCCTTTTTCAGGGGGAATTGACGTAGTTGGGCATGAATTAACCCACGCAGTAACTGAGTATACAGCTGGTCTTATTTATCAAAATGAACCTGGAGCGATCAATGAATCATTGTCTGACATTTTTGGCACGTTAATCGAATTTTATGCAAATAAAAATCCAGATTGGGAAATTGGCGAAGATATTTATACACCTGGAATTTCCGGAGATTCGCTTCGTTCGATGTCTGATCCAGCGAAATACGGCGATCCGGACCACTATTCAAAACGATATACCGGCACGCAAGACAATGGGGGAGTTCATATTAACAGCGGAATCATTAACAAAGCGGCATATTTGCTTAGCCAAGGCGGCACGCATTACGGTGTCAGCGTCACAGGAATCGGGCGCGATAAAATGGGAAAAATTTTCTATCGCGCGCTCACACAATATTTAACGCCAACATCGAACTTTAGCCAGCTTCGCGCCGCTTGCGTTCAATCTGCTGCCGACTTGTACGGATCAACAAGCCAAGAGGCTGCTTCTGTAAAGCAGGCGTTTAATGCCGTAGGAGTGTATTAA
- a CDS encoding sporulation protein Cse60 has product MYKVKLFDEEHEKDLERAVNAFLSGLKEGQLIDVKYDVAMMESEGEQIYCFSAMVIYRT; this is encoded by the coding sequence ATGTATAAAGTGAAGCTATTTGACGAAGAGCATGAAAAAGATTTGGAGCGGGCGGTGAATGCGTTTTTGTCCGGACTGAAAGAAGGACAGCTGATCGACGTGAAATATGATGTCGCGATGATGGAATCCGAAGGAGAGCAAATTTATTGCTTTTCGGCAATGGTCATTTATCGGACCTAA
- a CDS encoding NAD(P)/FAD-dependent oxidoreductase — translation MAYEVVVIGGGPSGLMAAIGAAEQGAKVLLIEKGNKLGRKLAISGGGRCNVTNRLPVEEIIKHIPGNGRFLYSAFSEFNNEDIIRFFERLGVQLKEEDHGRMFPVSDNAQSVVQALVNELRRLHVDVRLNTPVADVEYEHGKAVGVTLKSGEFISAKAVVVAVGGKSVPQTGSTGDGYAWAEKAGHTITELFPTEVPITSNEPFIQERTLQGLSLRDVALSVLKPNGKPIITHRMDMLFTHFGISGPAALRCSQFVVKALKKYGANSVTMSIDALPEQNQEELFQQLTNACKTEPKKAIKNVIKGLLPERYILFLLERSNIDPQTPAGMLAHEKIRTFVRQCKQFTFHVHGTLPLEKAFVTGGGVSVKEIHPKKMASKWMEGLYFCGEILDIHGYTGGYNITAALVTGRLAGVNAALFATSLRT, via the coding sequence ATGGCATATGAAGTTGTCGTTATCGGGGGAGGCCCGTCGGGATTAATGGCGGCAATTGGCGCTGCAGAACAAGGAGCGAAAGTGCTTCTTATCGAAAAAGGGAATAAGCTTGGGCGGAAGCTTGCCATTTCTGGCGGCGGGCGATGCAACGTAACAAACCGGCTCCCTGTCGAAGAAATCATTAAACATATTCCTGGAAACGGACGGTTTTTATACAGCGCTTTTTCTGAATTCAATAATGAAGATATTATCCGCTTTTTTGAACGGTTAGGCGTACAGCTAAAAGAGGAAGATCATGGCCGCATGTTTCCGGTGAGCGATAACGCACAATCTGTCGTGCAAGCGCTAGTAAACGAGCTAAGACGGTTGCATGTAGATGTCCGGCTTAACACGCCGGTGGCCGACGTGGAGTACGAGCATGGAAAAGCGGTAGGCGTGACGCTAAAAAGCGGCGAATTCATCAGCGCGAAAGCCGTTGTCGTCGCCGTTGGCGGCAAATCGGTTCCGCAAACAGGCTCGACTGGAGACGGCTATGCTTGGGCAGAAAAAGCGGGGCATACGATCACCGAGCTGTTTCCGACCGAAGTGCCGATTACATCGAACGAACCGTTCATTCAAGAGCGGACGCTGCAAGGATTATCGTTACGCGATGTCGCTTTAAGCGTTCTAAAACCAAACGGAAAACCGATCATCACTCATCGGATGGATATGCTGTTTACTCATTTTGGCATTTCTGGCCCCGCCGCCCTGCGCTGCAGCCAATTTGTCGTCAAAGCGCTAAAAAAATACGGGGCAAACTCCGTCACGATGAGCATTGACGCGCTTCCTGAACAAAATCAAGAAGAGTTGTTTCAGCAGCTCACCAACGCGTGCAAAACGGAGCCAAAAAAGGCAATAAAAAATGTCATCAAGGGCTTGCTCCCAGAACGATACATATTATTTTTGCTAGAGCGAAGCAACATCGACCCGCAAACACCGGCTGGAATGCTCGCGCATGAAAAAATTCGAACATTTGTCCGCCAATGTAAACAATTTACGTTTCACGTTCACGGCACGCTGCCGTTAGAAAAAGCGTTCGTCACCGGCGGAGGCGTTTCTGTCAAAGAAATTCACCCGAAAAAAATGGCTTCGAAATGGATGGAGGGGCTTTATTTTTGCGGAGAAATCTTGGACATTCACGGCTATACGGGAGGATATAACATCACAGCAGCCCTTGTCACCGGAAGGCTTGCTGGAGTGAACGCGGCATTGTTCGCGACGTCTTTAAGGACCTAA
- a CDS encoding polysaccharide biosynthesis protein, translating to MSTSKLLRGTFILTAGVMLSRILGLIYVIPFYQLVGERGGALYGYGYVPYQIFISLATGGLPLAVSKFVSKYNALEEYRIGYVLFRSGLRLMIVTGVVSCVVLYTIAPWLAPFVIDERTNVNSIDDVVTVIRAVSFALIIVPVMSLIRGFFQGHESMGPTALSQVVEQIVRIAFLLIGCYVVLRVLEGSLVTAVSVATFAAFVGALGGLVVLIWYWWKRKPYLDNLLKRDRGQVTLSLKEMYKELFLYAAPFVFVGLAMPLYQLIDQFTFNHAMANIGLGKISEHAYSVFNMWAQKIVIIPVTLATSFSLTLIPTITKAYVERDRKSLRKYLNQTFQVLMFLTLPAVAGMAVLAGPVYAAFYSYDPLGEQVLRWYAPTAILFALFSVTAAVLQGINQQRFSVVSLTLGLLVKLSLNTFLITKLATIGAILATMLGYFVSVAFNLWIIKKYTSYRYQFVIRRTIFIAILTALMSVFVVIVQLFLKSVLHYHGGTAESIAIVAIAALIGAAVYFFFSDRSGLLVSLFGNRFAFLRRRKEKKAV from the coding sequence ATGTCTACGTCGAAATTATTGCGCGGGACGTTTATTTTAACGGCCGGCGTCATGCTGTCACGCATTCTCGGTTTAATTTACGTTATTCCATTTTATCAGCTCGTGGGGGAACGGGGCGGCGCGCTTTACGGGTATGGATATGTGCCGTACCAAATTTTCATTAGCCTCGCTACGGGAGGGCTGCCGCTGGCGGTTTCCAAGTTTGTGTCGAAATATAATGCTTTGGAAGAGTATCGTATCGGTTATGTGCTATTTCGTTCAGGATTGCGGTTAATGATTGTCACTGGCGTCGTTTCTTGCGTTGTTTTATATACGATTGCCCCGTGGCTTGCTCCGTTTGTCATTGATGAACGCACAAATGTCAATTCCATTGATGATGTTGTGACTGTTATTCGCGCGGTAAGTTTTGCGCTTATTATCGTTCCCGTCATGAGCTTAATCCGCGGGTTTTTCCAAGGTCATGAATCGATGGGGCCGACAGCGCTATCGCAAGTGGTTGAACAAATTGTCCGCATTGCCTTTTTGCTGATCGGTTGTTACGTCGTTTTGCGCGTGCTGGAAGGTTCCCTCGTCACCGCTGTCAGTGTGGCGACATTTGCTGCTTTTGTCGGCGCCCTCGGCGGACTTGTTGTTCTCATTTGGTATTGGTGGAAGCGCAAGCCGTATCTTGACAATTTATTAAAGAGGGACCGCGGACAAGTGACGCTTTCCTTGAAAGAGATGTATAAAGAATTATTTCTTTATGCGGCGCCGTTCGTTTTTGTCGGTTTGGCGATGCCGCTTTACCAGTTAATTGACCAGTTTACCTTTAACCATGCGATGGCGAACATAGGGCTTGGAAAAATTTCCGAGCATGCTTATTCCGTTTTTAATATGTGGGCGCAGAAAATTGTCATTATTCCAGTGACGCTGGCGACATCATTTAGTTTGACGCTGATTCCAACGATTACAAAGGCGTATGTCGAAAGAGACCGAAAATCATTGCGGAAATATCTAAATCAAACGTTTCAAGTATTAATGTTTTTAACATTGCCTGCTGTTGCCGGCATGGCGGTTCTTGCAGGACCGGTTTATGCTGCGTTTTATAGCTACGATCCGCTTGGGGAGCAAGTGCTGCGCTGGTATGCGCCGACTGCTATTTTGTTCGCATTGTTTTCCGTGACGGCGGCAGTGCTGCAAGGCATTAATCAGCAACGTTTTTCGGTCGTCAGCTTAACATTAGGGCTTCTCGTGAAGCTTTCTCTCAATACGTTTCTGATTACAAAATTGGCGACGATCGGCGCGATACTTGCAACGATGTTAGGTTATTTTGTTTCGGTTGCCTTTAATTTATGGATTATTAAAAAATACACCAGCTACCGGTATCAGTTTGTCATACGCCGCACTATTTTTATAGCCATATTAACGGCGCTGATGTCTGTTTTTGTTGTGATTGTACAGCTGTTTTTGAAATCAGTGCTTCATTATCATGGTGGAACAGCGGAATCAATCGCAATTGTCGCAATTGCCGCGCTTATCGGCGCAGCGGTGTATTTCTTTTTCAGCGACCGGTCAGGGTTGCTTGTTTCGCTGTTTGGAAATCGGTTTGCATTTTTGCGGCGCAGAAAAGAAAAGAAGGCGGTCTAG
- a CDS encoding pseudouridine synthase, which translates to MGLRIDKMLANMGYGTRKEVKKMLKSGVVKIDGMIVKDPKTQVNPSEQVVTVRGEEVEYKEFIYLMMNKPPGVISATEDMVEETVVDLLEEEDRMFAPFPVGRLDKDTEGLLLLTNDGQLAHQLLSPKKHVPKTYFAVIDGEVTEEDIESFRRGVVLDDGYETKPAELVILKSGLRSDVEVTIMEGKFHQVKRMFRALGKRVVYLKRIRMGPLVLDPSLEVGEYRELTDEEVEMLKRFRP; encoded by the coding sequence ATGGGGCTGCGCATCGATAAAATGCTTGCCAACATGGGCTATGGAACAAGGAAAGAAGTAAAAAAAATGTTAAAGTCCGGTGTCGTAAAAATTGACGGCATGATCGTAAAAGACCCGAAAACGCAAGTAAACCCGAGTGAGCAAGTTGTGACGGTGCGAGGAGAGGAAGTCGAATATAAAGAGTTTATTTATTTAATGATGAACAAGCCGCCGGGGGTGATTTCGGCGACGGAAGATATGGTGGAAGAAACGGTGGTTGATCTACTAGAAGAGGAAGACCGCATGTTTGCTCCTTTTCCTGTTGGCCGATTGGATAAAGATACAGAAGGGCTTTTATTGTTGACGAATGATGGCCAATTAGCTCATCAACTGCTTTCCCCGAAAAAGCATGTGCCGAAAACGTATTTTGCTGTCATCGATGGAGAGGTGACGGAAGAGGATATCGAATCATTTCGCCGTGGCGTTGTTTTGGACGATGGATATGAAACAAAACCGGCGGAACTTGTTATTTTAAAATCGGGACTTCGTTCGGATGTGGAAGTGACGATTATGGAAGGAAAATTTCACCAAGTAAAGCGAATGTTTCGGGCGCTAGGGAAAAGAGTTGTTTATTTAAAACGGATTCGAATGGGGCCGCTCGTTCTTGATCCATCGTTAGAGGTCGGTGAATATCGGGAATTGACGGATGAAGAAGTGGAGATGTTAAAACGATTTCGCCCTTAA
- a CDS encoding DeoR family transcriptional regulator, which yields MKPSTHRMLTRIKSVYLYISEKGTVTTQELVDEFGTTPRTIQRDLNVLAYNDLVRSPSKGKWTTTNKKVRISS from the coding sequence TTGAAACCTTCGACACATCGTATGCTAACACGAATTAAATCCGTCTACTTGTACATTAGCGAAAAAGGAACGGTGACGACACAAGAGCTTGTAGATGAGTTCGGCACTACCCCAAGAACAATTCAGCGCGATTTAAACGTGTTAGCGTATAACGACCTAGTTCGCAGCCCTAGCAAGGGCAAATGGACGACAACCAATAAGAAGGTGCGAATATCTTCTTGA